GGGTTCTGCAGTACGGCGGGGCCTCGATGGCCCAGTCGATCCTCGACCGGGTGCAGGCCGTGGCCGTGCGGACGGTGGGGGAGCGGATCACCTTCGCCGCCGGCTATGGCGCAACCGAGACGGGGCCGACGGCCTGCAACATCCATTGGCTGAACGCCCGATCGGGAATGGTGGGACTGCCCACCCCCGGCACGGCCGTGAAGCTCGTGCCAGCCGGCGACGGCGGCAAGTTCGAGATCCGGGTGAAAGGGCCGCAGGTCTCACCGGGCTATCTCGATCAGCCCGAGGCCACGGCCCAGGCCTTCGACGAGGAGGGCTTCTACCGCTTGGGCGACGCGGCGCGGCTGGCCGATCCGCAAGACCCGGCGGCGGGGCTGGTGTTCGACGGGCGCCTGGTCGAGAACTTCAAGCTGGCCAGCGGCACCTTCGTCGCGGCCGGGGCCCTGCGGGTCGCGGCGGTGTCGGCGATCGGCGGCGTGGTGTCCGACGCGGTGGTCTGCGGCGAGGGACAGGAGGGCGTCGGCCTGATGCTGTTCGTCGACGCCAAGACGGCCGCGCAGCTCGGCGACGCTGCAGCGGTGCGTTCGGCCATCGTCGAGGGCCTATCGCGGATGAACGCGTCGGCCAAGGGCGGAGGGGGGCGGATCGCCCGCGCCCTGATCCTGGACGGCGCGCCGGACGCGGCCAGCGGCGAGCTGACGGACAAGGGCTATATCAACCAGGCCCTGGCGCGGGATCGGCGGCCGAAGGAACTGGAGCGGCTGTTTGCAGATAACCCGGACGCCGGGGTGATGGTGTTCTCCCAATCCGACCTCCCCGGCGAAGGCCGGGGCCCAGATCGAACCCACGGAGGTCCGCCGGAAGCGCAGGGCCGTCGGCGCGTCACCTTCAAACGCTCAGGCTGAATCTGGGCCCCGGCCTTCGCCGGGGAGGTCGGTTGTGGAGGCGTCCAACGCCCCAGCCACACCGACGCAGATCAGCAGCTGCCCGAAATAGTAGAGCCCCCAGACGCTCAGCCCCGTGGCCAAGTTGTCGGGCAACGGCCCCAGACGGCCGAAGATCAACAAATCCGAGACCACGAACATCAGCGCGCCCAGGCCCACGGTCTTGAACGGGAACCGGCTCATCATGGCCGTGGCGGCCATCACCGCCAGGAACAGGCTGTAGAGGGCGATCCCCGGCGCGCCGGCGCGGTCGCTGGGCAACAGGAACGACACGGCGACCACGACCGGGATCAGCGCCAGCGGCGCCAGCGACCCAGGCTTGCGGTGGCGAAGATAGAGGCCGCTGGCCACCACGTGTCCCAGCAGGAACGAGATCGCGCCAACCGTGAGGCCGTGGGTCTCCAGCAGGACGTCGCCGCCGGTCCCCAGCGCCATGATGGCGGCGAGCAGCCAGCCGTCCAGCGACCGGGCCCGCAGCGCGGCGTGGATCGCCAGGAGGGCGACGCCCGAGCCCTTCCAGGCGGTCTCGACCCCAGGCGGCAGGGTCAGACCCCAGCTGGCCACATAGCTGACCCCGGCGATCACCGAAGCGATCAGCGTCCACCGCGCGGCCGCGCTCATGGCTTGCATCATTCTGTCCCCCCGCTTTTTGCGCAGACTGCGCCGCCCAGCCCTCTGAGCGCAATCGCCTTGAAGCGTCCCGGGTTGGCGCGGCCGGCGAAATGTCGGAAGGAAGAGGCATAGGTACGGAGAAGACCATGAACGGCGCGGACGCCCTGATCACCACCCTGGCCGACAACGGCGTGACCGCCTGTTTCGCCAATCCCGGCACCAGTGAGATGCAGTTCGTCTCGGCCCTGGACCGCGAGCCGCGCATGCGCAGCGTGCTCTGCCTCTTCGAGGGCGTGGCGACCGGCGCGGCCGATGGCTATGGCCGCATGGCCGGCAAGCCCGCCTGCACCCTGCTGCATCTGGGTCCCGGCTACGCCAACGGCGCGGCCAATCTGCACAACGCGCGCCGCGCCTTCACGCCGGTGGTCAATGTCATCGGTGAACACGCCACCTATCACCGCGACTTCGACGCGCCCTTGAACAGCGACATCGCCGCCCTGGCCGCGCCCAATTCGCTGTGGGTCAAGTCGGCCGAGACCGCCGACAGCGTCGGACCTCTTGCCGCCGAGGCCATCGTCGCCAGCTTTGGCGCGCCCGGCGGCAACGCCTGTCTCGTGCTGCCCGCCGACGCGGCCTGGAACGAGACGACGGTCAAGGGGCCGGTCGTGACACCGCCCGCCTTCGCCGCGCCTGACGCTGCGTCCGTGGAGAAGACCGCCCAGGCGCTGAAGGGGGCGACCAAGCCTGTGTTGCTGCTGGGCTCCGGCGCTTGTGGCGAGGCGGCGCTGACCGCCGCCGGACGCTTGGCCGCCCATGGCGTGCGGGTTCTGACCGACACCTTCACCGCTCGCCAGGCGCGCGGCGAAGGTCGCTTCCGCCCCGACAAACTGCCCTATTTCGGCGAGTTGGCGCTGAAGGACCTGGACGGCGTCGACCTGATGGTGCTGGTCGCGACCCAGACCCCGGTCGCCTTCTTCGCCTATCCCGACCGCCCCAGCGTCCTGGTTCCCGAGGGCTGCGCGGTCGAATCCCTGTGTGGTCGCGAGGTTGACGCCGCCGCAGCGCTCAACGCCCTGGCTGACGCGCTGGGCGCGCCCGCCGTGGGTCCCGTCGAGACCTACGCCGCTCCGGACGCGCCGGCGGGACGCCTGGACGCTTGGGCCATCGGCGCGGCGATCGCCCGGCATATGCCCGCCGACACGATCATTTCCGACGACGCCGTGACCGCGGGCCTGCCGATCTTCACCCAGACCAAGGCGGCCCGCGCCCACGACTGGCTGTCCCTGACCGGCGGCGCGATCGGCCAGGGGATTCCGCTGACGATCGGCGCGGCGGTGGCGTGTCCGGACCGCAAGGTTCTGGCCCTGACCGGCGATGGCGCGGGCATGTACACCGTACAGGGCCTCTGGACCGTCGTGCGCGAGAAGTTGGACGTCACCGTCGTCGTCTTCGCCAATCACGCTTACCGAATCCTCGGCATCGAGCTTGGCCGCACCGGCGCCGGCAATCCGGGCCCCGCCGCCTCGAAGCTGCTGGATCTCGGTGATCCGCGCATCGATTGGGTCAAGCTCGCCGAAGGCATGGGCATGGCCGCCGAGCGCGTCTCCACCGCCGAGGCCTTCGACGAGGCCTTCGCCCGCGCCATGGCGACGCCGGGACCGCGCCTGATCGAAGCCGCGATGTAGCGGGTCGCGTTTAAGCCCAAAGAAAAAGCCCGCCCAGATTGCTCCGGGCGGGCTCCTTTTTGTCAGGCCGTGACCTGGATCAGGCCTTCGGCTTGTTGGTCGGCAGCTTGCAGCCGCCGCCAATGCCCTTGGCCTGGGCGCAGGAGAGGAACTCCTTGGCCGCCGGCTTGGCGACGCCGATCGGATAGCCCAGGACCCAGCCCGGCAGGCCGTCCGAGCAGGCCACTTCGACGAAGCCTTCGGTGTCGGTCGAACCGATGATGCGGGCGTCCGAAACCTGGCACGAGGCCTTGTTGAAGCCCACGAGGTCCTTGGTCAGACGGGCGTACTGCGTGTCCTTCTTGGTGAAGGAGCAGCGGAAGCCGTTCATCTCGGCGGTCAGGCAGTCAAAGACCTTGCCGTCGGTGGCGGTGAACACGGCGATGCCGCCGACGTCGCTGCCCTTGCACTTCAGCTCGACGATTTCCTTCTTCGGGTCGTTGGTCGGCAGCATGCCGTACTTCTCGACGTCGCAGGTGAAACCGGCCTTGCCGGCCAGCTTGCTGTAGAAGCCGGCTTGCTCGGTCTGAGCGGCCACCGCGTCGGTCATGGTGCAGCCGCCGCCGACGAAGCCGGCCTGGGCGCACGGGATGGCGCGATTGAACGCCCCGGTGGCCGAGGTCTGCTGGTAGACGTAGCCCTTGCCGTCATCGCAGGCGACTTCGAAGTAGTTGTCAGTCTTGGTGCTGAGGACGTAGCGCTTGTCCTTGACCACGCACTTGGTGCCGGCCGCCGCGGCGGCCGTGTTCAGCGTGTCGACGATTTGCAGCTGGGTCTGACGATTGGTCAGCTTGCAGCTGACATTGCCGCCTTCTTCGTACAGCAGGCAGCTGTTCACCGCGACCTCACCGCCGATGTTCATCGGCGCGGTGGTCTGGACGATGTAACCGGCGCCGCCCTTACAGGCGACTTCGAAATAGGCGTTCTTGGCGCCCGAGCCGATGGCGCGGGTGTTCTCGATCTCGCAGTTGGCGCCGCCCTTCTTGACGTAGGCGTCGAGGCCCGCGCCGGGGTTGGCGTTGCCCGGCAGGATACAGGCCAGGCCGCCGACCTTGCCGTCCGGACCCGGCTGGCTCGATTCGAGGCAGCTATAAACTTGCGGCGCGGTGTCCTTCTTGGCGATGAGCGCGAAGCCCATGCCTTCGTTACACGCAACTTCGAAGTACTTGGCGCCCGCCTTCTTGTCCTCGCCGATGAAGCGAGCGTCCGAAACGGTGCAGCTGGCGCCGCTGGCCTGCATCAGCGCCGGCGCTTCCTTCATGCCCGCTTCACGCGCCTTGGCGTCGATGGCGGGCTTGCCCTTCTGTTCTTTCGGCGCCGAAATGACGGCGGCCGGAACGAGTACGGCGACCGCGAGGGCGGCCGTCAGGCCGATCGCGAAAGGCCTCATGGGAAACATCTCCTGGGTGGATTCCTCGCGCGGACATAAGCGCGTGCTTGCATCGGGGGTCAAGATACCGTCCGACCTAGGCGTGATCGTGACAGCCCTTACGGGCAAAAAATGGGTAGGATTCGCGATAAGCGTCGGTCGACTGGCGCGCGGAGGGAGTGAAATGCGCGACGGATTCGAAGACGAGACGAGCGAGGCGGCCTCGGAGCCGAAGAAGGCGGGGCGACTGGTCTATCCGTTCGAGAGCGCGCCAGAGCAGGGCTCAGGCCAGGCCGTCGAGGTCGCGCCGGGCGTCCTGTGGCTGCGGATGCCGTTGGGCGGCTCGCTGCAGTTCATCAATGTCTGGGCCATCGCCGACGGCGAGGGCTGGGCGGTGGTCGACACCGGGGTCCAGACCCGCGAGACCAGCCAGGCCTGGCGGGCGGCCTTTGTCGAGGCGCTGGGCGGCAAGCCGATCACGCGCGTAATCGTCACCCACCTGCATCCCGACCACATCGGCCTGGCCGGCTGGATGACGCGCAAGTTCGACTGCCGGCTCTGGATGACCCGCCTGGAGTACTTCCAGTGCCGGATGCTGGTGGCCGACACGGGCCGCGAGGCGCCCGAGGACGGGGTGCGATTCTTCCGCGCCGCCGGCTGGGACGAGGACGCCATCGAGAACTACAAGGCCCGCTTCGGCGGCTTCGGCAAGGCGATCTACGCCCTGCCCGACAGCTATCGCCGCCTGAGCGACGGCGAGGATTTCGACATCGGCGGCCGCACGTGGCGCGTGGTCACCGGCCAAGGGCATTCGCCGGACCACGCCTGCCTGTGGTGCCCGGAGCTGAAGCTCCTGATCTCCGGCGACCAAGTGCTGCCGCGCATCTCGTCGAATGTGTCCGTGTTCCCGACCGAGCCGGACGCCGATCCGCTATCGGACTGGCTGCGTTCGCTGGCCAAGGTCAAGGCGACCGTGCCGGACGACGTCATCGTGCTGCCGGCCCACAACGATCCGTTCGAAGGCCTGCACACCCGCATCGACGCCCTGATCTCCGGTCACGAGCGGGGCCTGGCGCGGCTGGAGAAGAAGCTTTCCGAGCGCAAGCGGGTGGTCGACACCTTCGGCGCGCTGTTCGCCCGTCCGATAGGACCCGACCTCCTGGGCATGGCGACCGGCGAGGCGCTGGCGCACCTCAATTGCCTGATCGGACGAGGCCGGGTCAGCCGCGATTTAGACGCTGACGGCGTCGCCTGGTACGCGGCGAATTCTAGCGGCGCTTAAAAACGACCGTTTGACATTTCGCATGTGAAATATACGGTTGACGCATGTCCACGCCGCCCAACCGTAGACTGGTCTTTCTGCTGAACGCCGGCCATCGGCGCGTGCAGCGCTGGATCGAGGGGAAGATGGCGGCGGAAGGCGGGCTGACCGCCGCGCAGTCGGGCGTGCTGTTCTTCCTCGGCGAGCGCGATGGCGCCCTGATCGGCGAGGCGGCCGACGCCCTCGATCTGGCC
The DNA window shown above is from Caulobacter sp. FWC26 and carries:
- a CDS encoding acetolactate synthase large subunit translates to MNGADALITTLADNGVTACFANPGTSEMQFVSALDREPRMRSVLCLFEGVATGAADGYGRMAGKPACTLLHLGPGYANGAANLHNARRAFTPVVNVIGEHATYHRDFDAPLNSDIAALAAPNSLWVKSAETADSVGPLAAEAIVASFGAPGGNACLVLPADAAWNETTVKGPVVTPPAFAAPDAASVEKTAQALKGATKPVLLLGSGACGEAALTAAGRLAAHGVRVLTDTFTARQARGEGRFRPDKLPYFGELALKDLDGVDLMVLVATQTPVAFFAYPDRPSVLVPEGCAVESLCGREVDAAAALNALADALGAPAVGPVETYAAPDAPAGRLDAWAIGAAIARHMPADTIISDDAVTAGLPIFTQTKAARAHDWLSLTGGAIGQGIPLTIGAAVACPDRKVLALTGDGAGMYTVQGLWTVVREKLDVTVVVFANHAYRILGIELGRTGAGNPGPAASKLLDLGDPRIDWVKLAEGMGMAAERVSTAEAFDEAFARAMATPGPRLIEAAM
- a CDS encoding lysoplasmalogenase → MQAMSAAARWTLIASVIAGVSYVASWGLTLPPGVETAWKGSGVALLAIHAALRARSLDGWLLAAIMALGTGGDVLLETHGLTVGAISFLLGHVVASGLYLRHRKPGSLAPLALIPVVVAVSFLLPSDRAGAPGIALYSLFLAVMAATAMMSRFPFKTVGLGALMFVVSDLLIFGRLGPLPDNLATGLSVWGLYYFGQLLICVGVAGALDASTTDLPGEGRGPDSA
- a CDS encoding MBL fold metallo-hydrolase → MRDGFEDETSEAASEPKKAGRLVYPFESAPEQGSGQAVEVAPGVLWLRMPLGGSLQFINVWAIADGEGWAVVDTGVQTRETSQAWRAAFVEALGGKPITRVIVTHLHPDHIGLAGWMTRKFDCRLWMTRLEYFQCRMLVADTGREAPEDGVRFFRAAGWDEDAIENYKARFGGFGKAIYALPDSYRRLSDGEDFDIGGRTWRVVTGQGHSPDHACLWCPELKLLISGDQVLPRISSNVSVFPTEPDADPLSDWLRSLAKVKATVPDDVIVLPAHNDPFEGLHTRIDALISGHERGLARLEKKLSERKRVVDTFGALFARPIGPDLLGMATGEALAHLNCLIGRGRVSRDLDADGVAWYAANSSGA